A genomic region of Caenorhabditis elegans chromosome V contains the following coding sequences:
- the nhr-241 gene encoding Nuclear receptor domain-containing protein (Partially confirmed by transcript evidence): MSSDLPAAPSDLPSTSSNLLCTVCGAPASGRRYGAAAACLACIVFFRRSVLRKIHYTCQALGRCEITVASRCVCRYCRMQKCLAAGMDPRAIQIRDLLGPRSLSSRLSSRRNLDFSPILDLTDFLSLQRTQCSSGNQKCFQQTSREATSSDINSSLKLAIEHANSWALKFNFYENFTEKTSILSEFAIGFMLIDQAFKTAEEAENGFWLLQNGTFLVENEHKSYSKYVSEILNSIAVPFKNLKIEEFECVILKILLFLSANSLQNHRDLAPHRKYCFKLLTEHRSPPEAGEIILLLSSIRCVIKSFYNVTRISDIFNVENFDDDVKVVLVE, from the exons ATGTCATCCGATCTTCCAGCTGCGCCATCCGATCTTCCCTCCACATCATCCAACCTTCTCTGCACAGTCTGCGGTGCTCCAGCCAGCGGTAGGCGATACGGAGCCGCCGCCGCCTGCCTTGCCTGCATCGTCTTCTTCCGGCGATCAGTCCTAAGAAAGATCCACTACACCTGTCAGGCACTAGGCAGGTgtgagattactgtag CATCTCGATGTGTTTGCCGGTACTGTAGAATGCAGAAATGCTTGGCGGCTGGGATGGATCCTCGTG caatacAAATCCGGGACCTTCTTGGGCCAAGGAGCTTATCGTCAAGATTATCCTCACGTCGGAATCTAG atttttctccgattttggACTTAACTGATTTTCTGAGCCTACAAAGGACCCAGTGCAGCTCTGgaaaccaaaaatgtttccagcaAACTTCTAGAGAAGCAACCTCTTCCGACATAAACTCATCTCTAAAACTAGCCATCGAGCATGCAAATTCATGggctctgaaatttaatttttatgaaaatttcacggaaaaaacttcaattttatcGGAATTTGCCATCGGATTTATGCTAATCGATCAGGCATTCAAAACTGcggaagaagctgaaaatggcTTCTGGCTCCTGCAAAATGGGacttttttggtcgaaaatgAGCACAA atcctACTCAAAATATGTGTCTGAAATACTCAACTCAATAGCAGTTCcgttcaaaaatctgaaaattgaagagtttGAGTgcgtgattttgaaaattttgctgtttttgTCAG ccaattccCTGCAAAATCACAGGGATCTTGCTCCTCACCGCAAGTATTGTTTCAAGCTGCTCACGGAGCACCGGAGCCCTCCAGAAGCCGGGGAAATAATTTTACTGCTCAGCTCAATTAGGTGTGTCATAAAGTCATTTTATAATGTAACTAGAATATctgatatttttaatgttgaaaattttgacgaCGATGTTAAAGTTGTACTTGTTGAATAA
- the Y69H2.9 gene encoding uncharacterized protein (Confirmed by transcript evidence), translating to MHLFSLLSILYNIIALADASTPSSTCDVAHLNPNRDRKFIDSQLYFLTSCNCSTQLALASNNLKSYKINSTQWDSYIALSQWNGGEKNEACWKSVDRHFAFHFCGVFGGLEINHAWAMLKDCHESRKQPTCILKFVEMLRDIAESKTTKAFCRRYYHYINNRLTIMNVPLENSEYIMFFDQKQKLLALRVAKFAGEVKPVISLSEMENVLNKSTIACSESKRAVNACVVEFFICYTMFTEANCTEKHENCVSKSMASADCKGTLTSVLWNRIDDISAILFLIAFFVFVGAYVFFSLKKRTEKKRKILQDGSLEI from the exons ATGCATTTATTTTCTTTGCTTTCAATTTTGT ataacATAATCGCACTGGCAGACGCTTCGACGCCGAGTTCGACATGCGATGTTGCACACCTGAACCCAAATCGCGATCGGAAGTTTATCGACAGTCAACTGTATTTCTTGACTTCTTGCAATTGCTCAACGCAACTTGCTTTGGCTTCAA ATAACCTAAAATCCTACAAGATCAACTCAACTCAATGGGATTCCTACATAGCTCTGTCGCAATGGAATGGCGGGGAGAAGAATGAAGCGTGCTGGAAGTCGGTTGATCGACATTTTGCGTTCCATTTTTGCGGGGTCTTTGGAGGAC TCGAAATCAATCACGCTTGGGCTATGCTGAAAGACTGCCATGAGAGCCGAAAACAACCGACGTGCATTTTAAAGTTTGTGGAGATGCTGAGA gaTATCGCTGAAAGCAAAACAACCAAAGCGTTCTGCCGTCGATATTATCATTACATCAACAATCGACTAACAATAATGAATGTACCACTGGAAAATTCCGAATATATTATGTTTTTTGACCAGAAACAGAAGCTGTTAGCTCTGAGAGTTGCGAAATTTGCCGGTGAGGTTAAACCAGTAATTTCACTCTCGGAGATGGAAAATGTATTAAATAAATCTACAATCGCTTGCTCCGAGTCCAAGA gagCTGTAAATGCATGCgttgtagaatttttcatttgttataCGATGTTCACCGAGGCCAATTGTAcggaaaaacacgaaaattgtGTTTCAAAAAGCATGGCGTCGGCTGACTGCAAGGGAACCCTCACATCAGTTTTATGGAATCGGATTGATGATATCTCTGCAATTTTATTTCTCATTGCTTTCTTTGTTTTTGTGGGagcttatgtttttttttcgctcaaaaagcGTACcgagaaaaagcgaaaaatatTGCAGGATGGttctttggaaatttga
- the Y17D7C.1 gene encoding Transposase (Confirmed by transcript evidence): MLDAFIRWNMDRARADIKKITYWLRLDTLVGEPIGKLQINHKQTLNWLLAVQRFYPSQGLHEDLCNRLGVDNSSSEFC; encoded by the exons ATGTTGGATGCATTTATCCGTTGGAACATGGACCGTGCGAGAGCAGATATTAAGAAAATAACATATTGGCTTAG GCTGGATACACTGGTAGGAGAACCCATAGGAAAGTTGCAAATCAACCATAAGCAGACACTCAACTGGCTACTGGCGGTGCAGCGCTTCTACCCTTCTCAAGGGCTACATGAG GATCTCTGTAACAGACTAGGTGTGGACAACTCATCGAGTGAATTCTGCTGA
- the Y17D7C.6 gene encoding uncharacterized protein (Confirmed by transcript evidence) produces the protein MDNLRIDFLRNEPVKMSYIDTSLVEPLKKLEINLPTGNNNGYTLIKLCRTAYPPTILRDRHFSTLVARYKTDEEFKNEATFVEKVLNDKIEQEA, from the exons atgGACAATCTtcgtatcgattttttgagaaatg aACCAGTAAAAATGTCGTACATCGATACTTCCCTGGTGGAGccactaaaaaaattggaaataaatcTACCAACTGGCAACAATAATGGGTACACTTTGATCAAGCTGTGCAGAACGGCTTACCCGCCTACGATCCTGCGAGACCGGCATTTCTCAACACTTGTTGCAAGGTACAAGACGGACGAAGAGTTCAAAAACGAAGCAACTTTTGTGGAGAAGGTGTTAAACGACAAGATCGAGCAAGAAGCGtga